One window from the genome of Cryptomeria japonica chromosome 6, Sugi_1.0, whole genome shotgun sequence encodes:
- the LOC131073055 gene encoding uncharacterized protein LOC131073055 — MECNSQSDLVSLRDFNMEEDVEDFLAWVGDSQVAKYTTWNPCAAMEEAKQFLVKMQQAVPPHESWFKAVCLNGKPVGHIKLELRTHENGVRYGRIGYALGREYWRRGITTQAVKQCLKIGCTDLSLESVEALVLPENMSSIKLLEKVGFQRSVSYYEYVNVKGNIQQCLLYTFHGSHVI; from the coding sequence ATGGAGTGTAACAGTCAATCAGACTTAGTAAGTCTTAGAGATTTTAACATGGAAGAAGACGTTGAGGACTTCCTTGCATGGGTAGGAGACAGCCAGGTGGCAAAATATACGACATGGAATCCCTGTGCAGCCATGGAGGAAGCCAAGCAGTTTCTGGTTAAAATGCAGCAGGCAGTTCCACCACATGAGTCATGGTTCAAGGCTGTTTGTCTCAATGGAAAGCCTGTTGGTCACATCAAGCTGGAGTTGAGGACCCATGAAAATGGGGTCAGATATGGCAGAATAGGATATGCCCTTGGAAGGGAGTATTGGAGGAGAGGAATTACAACACAAGCAGTGAAGCAGTGTTTGAAGATTGGTTGCACTGATCTCAGTTTGGAGAGTGTGGAGGCCTTGGTTTTGCCTGAGAATATGTCTTCCATCAAGCTCTTGGAGAAGGTGGGCTTCCAAAGAAGTGTTTCTTACTATGAATATGTTAATGTCAAGGGCAATATTCAGCAGTGCTTGCTCTATACCTTCCATGGGTCTCATGTGATTTAA